From Anaerohalosphaera lusitana, one genomic window encodes:
- the uvrB gene encoding excinuclease ABC subunit UvrB produces the protein MTEFKIKSEYTPRGDQPQAIDRLVTGLDAGKRFQTLLGVTGSGKTFTMANVIERTGKAALVISHNKTLAAQLYEELKELFPDNAVEYFVSYYDYYQPEAYIPQRDIYIEKDASRNDDLDRLRLSATTSLLSRDDVIIVASVSCIFGLGSPGDYKASVIPVNVGDEIDRNELLGRFADLQYDRNDIDFGRGTFRVRGDVVELWPSYESYGLRFEFFGDEVEAISYINPTSGEVLASEEQVFIFPAKHYVMPGDRIEAATTSIKAELEERLMELRRQGKLLEAQRLEARTKYDIEMIEEVGYCSGIENYSRHLAGLPAGAKPYTLLDYFPDDFVMFIDESHVTIPQLRAMYAGDRNRKEVLVDHGFRLPSAMDNRPLRFEEFQDRWRNVVFLSATPSEYEVELSQGEIVEQIIRPTGLVDPEIFVHPATDQVPHLVSEIEKRVEVNERVLVTTLTKRLAEDLSSYLTKSGFRCRYLHSEIDTLERIEILRDLRTGEFDVLVGINLLREGLDLPEVSMVAILDADKEGFLRSETSLIQTIGRTARNVNAKVVLYGDRVTNSMRRAMDETNRRREIQLKYNEENGITPETVKKAIKRGIERRLQARKTAQEALHFEDKEFDSAELAAEIEREMLKAAEELDFERAAKLRDRLKEVKELPEMADVGEANKNSNKGGKKK, from the coding sequence ATGACAGAGTTCAAGATCAAAAGTGAATATACGCCTCGGGGGGATCAGCCGCAGGCGATCGATCGGCTGGTGACGGGGCTGGATGCGGGTAAGCGGTTTCAGACGCTGCTTGGGGTGACGGGCAGCGGGAAGACGTTTACGATGGCGAACGTGATCGAGCGGACGGGCAAGGCCGCGCTGGTGATCAGTCATAACAAGACGCTGGCGGCACAGCTTTACGAGGAGCTGAAGGAGCTGTTTCCGGATAACGCGGTGGAGTATTTTGTCAGTTATTACGATTATTATCAGCCGGAAGCTTATATTCCGCAGCGGGATATTTATATCGAGAAGGATGCGTCACGTAACGATGATCTGGACAGGTTGAGGCTGTCGGCGACGACGAGTCTGCTGAGCCGGGACGACGTGATAATCGTTGCGTCGGTGTCGTGCATATTCGGGCTGGGTTCGCCGGGCGATTACAAGGCGAGCGTGATACCGGTGAACGTGGGTGATGAGATCGACAGGAACGAGCTGCTGGGCCGGTTCGCGGATCTGCAGTATGACAGGAACGACATAGATTTCGGTCGGGGTACGTTCAGGGTGAGGGGGGATGTGGTGGAGCTGTGGCCTTCGTATGAATCGTATGGGCTGCGGTTCGAGTTTTTCGGGGATGAGGTGGAGGCGATCAGTTATATCAATCCGACGAGCGGTGAGGTGCTGGCAAGCGAGGAGCAGGTGTTTATCTTTCCGGCGAAGCATTACGTGATGCCCGGGGATCGGATAGAGGCGGCGACGACGAGTATCAAGGCGGAGCTGGAGGAGAGGCTGATGGAGCTGCGGAGGCAGGGTAAGCTGCTGGAGGCGCAGAGGCTTGAGGCGAGGACGAAGTACGACATCGAGATGATCGAGGAGGTTGGGTACTGCAGCGGGATCGAGAATTATTCGAGGCATCTGGCGGGGCTGCCGGCGGGAGCGAAGCCGTATACGCTGCTGGACTATTTCCCGGACGATTTCGTGATGTTCATAGACGAGTCGCATGTGACGATTCCGCAGTTGCGGGCGATGTATGCGGGGGACAGGAACCGCAAGGAGGTGCTGGTGGATCACGGGTTCCGGCTGCCGAGCGCGATGGACAATAGGCCTTTGCGGTTCGAGGAGTTTCAGGATCGGTGGCGGAACGTGGTGTTCCTGTCGGCGACGCCGAGCGAGTACGAAGTGGAGCTGTCGCAGGGTGAGATCGTCGAGCAGATCATTCGACCGACGGGGCTGGTGGATCCGGAGATATTTGTGCATCCGGCGACGGACCAGGTTCCGCACCTTGTGAGCGAGATCGAAAAGCGGGTGGAGGTGAACGAGCGTGTGCTGGTGACGACGCTGACGAAACGGCTGGCGGAGGATCTTTCGAGCTATCTGACGAAGAGCGGGTTTCGGTGTCGGTATCTGCACAGTGAGATAGATACGCTGGAGAGGATCGAAATACTGCGTGATCTGCGGACGGGTGAGTTCGACGTGCTGGTGGGGATCAACCTATTGCGCGAGGGGCTGGATCTGCCGGAGGTTTCGATGGTTGCGATACTGGACGCGGATAAGGAAGGATTTTTGCGGAGCGAGACGTCGCTGATACAGACGATCGGACGGACGGCGAGGAACGTGAATGCGAAGGTGGTGCTGTATGGGGACCGGGTGACGAATTCGATGAGGCGGGCGATGGACGAGACGAATCGCAGGCGCGAGATACAACTTAAATATAACGAAGAGAACGGCATTACGCCTGAGACTGTGAAGAAGGCTATAAAGAGGGGCATCGAGAGGCGGCTGCAGGCGAGGAAGACGGCGCAGGAGGCGCTGCACTTCGAGGACAAGGAGTTCGACAGTGCTGAGCTTGCGGCTGAGATCGAAAGAGAGATGCTCAAGGCGGCGGAGGAGCTGGACTTCGAACGGGCGGCGAAGCTGCGTGATAGGCTCAAGGAGGTTAAGGAGCTGCCGGAGATGGCGGATGTCGGAGAGGCTAACAAGAATTCCAACAAAGGCGGGAAAAAGAAATGA
- the rpsU gene encoding 30S ribosomal protein S21 gives MIKVRARAGESVQAMVKRFKKMCEKEGLIRDMKRNSYYEKPSEKNRRRRRKAQRMAQMGTRRR, from the coding sequence ATGATTAAAGTAAGAGCAAGAGCAGGCGAATCGGTTCAGGCGATGGTTAAGCGTTTCAAGAAGATGTGTGAAAAAGAAGGTCTGATCCGCGATATGAAGCGCAACAGCTACTACGAGAAGCCATCGGAAAAGAATCGCCGTCGTCGCCGTAAGGCTCAGCGCATGGCACAGATGGGGACGCGAAGACGCTAA
- a CDS encoding 3-deoxy-7-phosphoheptulonate synthase yields the protein MEHTDNLNIVQFKPLITPDQLKAQHPVTEQTLKSVAQSRHAVQRILRGEDKRRMVITGPCSLHDEKATIDYAQRLKKLQQDCADEILIIMRAYFEKPRTTIGWKGMLYDPHLDGSYDIEFGITQSRKLLCDIAEIGLPTATEFLDPIVPQYIADLITWAAIGARTTESQIHRQMASGLSMPIGFKNATDGNLGVAMDAIKAAMNPHSFLGIDRNGKVISAETRGNLYGHLVMRGGKDEPNFASQYVAFAEVLLQKLEIPNGIVIDCSHSNSYKDFKRQRNALEDIADQIRNGNKTIAGVMLESFVNEGKQSIDAPQLNYGVSLTDSCIGWQETEQLIRHLAGAVKAAN from the coding sequence ATGGAACACACTGACAATCTGAACATTGTACAATTCAAGCCGCTGATCACACCCGACCAGCTCAAGGCCCAGCACCCCGTCACCGAGCAGACGCTCAAAAGCGTCGCCCAGTCGCGCCACGCCGTCCAGCGGATCCTCCGCGGCGAAGACAAACGCCGCATGGTCATCACCGGCCCTTGCAGCCTCCACGACGAAAAAGCCACCATCGACTACGCCCAGCGTCTCAAAAAACTCCAGCAGGACTGCGCCGACGAGATCCTCATCATCATGCGCGCCTACTTCGAAAAGCCCCGCACCACCATCGGCTGGAAGGGCATGCTCTACGACCCCCACCTCGACGGCTCATACGACATCGAGTTCGGCATCACCCAGAGCCGCAAACTCCTCTGCGACATCGCCGAGATCGGCCTGCCCACCGCCACCGAGTTCCTCGACCCCATCGTCCCCCAGTACATCGCCGACCTCATCACCTGGGCCGCCATCGGCGCACGCACAACCGAATCACAGATACACCGCCAGATGGCCAGCGGCCTCTCCATGCCCATCGGCTTCAAAAACGCAACCGACGGCAACCTCGGCGTCGCAATGGACGCCATCAAAGCCGCCATGAACCCCCACTCCTTCCTCGGTATCGACCGCAACGGCAAGGTAATCTCAGCAGAAACACGCGGCAACCTCTACGGCCACCTCGTCATGCGCGGCGGCAAGGACGAACCAAACTTCGCCAGCCAGTACGTCGCATTCGCCGAGGTCCTCCTGCAGAAACTCGAAATCCCCAACGGCATCGTCATCGACTGCAGCCACTCTAACTCATACAAGGACTTCAAACGCCAGCGGAACGCACTCGAAGACATCGCCGACCAGATCCGCAACGGCAACAAAACCATCGCAGGCGTAATGCTCGAAAGCTTCGTAAACGAGGGCAAACAGTCCATCGACGCCCCCCAACTGAACTACGGCGTATCCCTCACCGATAGCTGCATAGGCTGGCAAGAAACCGAACAACTAATCCGCCACCTCGCAGGCGCAGTAAAAGCCGCAAACTGA